The following proteins come from a genomic window of Andrena cerasifolii isolate SP2316 chromosome 6, iyAndCera1_principal, whole genome shotgun sequence:
- the LOC143370483 gene encoding uncharacterized protein LOC143370483 isoform X3 → MRLEEDLVIRRSRPTMISAKYRAREERRRLLKISAGKLRRIEDPEASLCRSVLINNAVRRLQRENRDEKTRNYGLPVVTYLNDSTKENNVSGNLIVGVTDDETSSRKRLSEDSRNEGLSPKRQRHDDLDLQDDVFSDFYILPPTPRLLSHIDEVQEPETPHHHHLVYPEDRLGSVDVRSGTTIIGSSTANTTTSGGTQPSGCCNPVMFPGELDDSGSQLTRSSDVGMMEASDVVDPDRICDFARFADSAKSLEERLVELQSLDEHFDLAKFERNNNQSCGRAFHDIQTFHSLVPGLET, encoded by the exons ATGAGATTGGAAGAGGACCTCGTGATACGTAGGAGCCGACCCACGATGATATCCGCCAAGTATCGAGCGCGAGAGGAGCGTCGCCGTTTGCTGAAGATCTCCGCTGGCAAGCTGAGGAGGATCGAGGACCCGGAGGCCAGCCTGTGCCGATCAGTGCTCATAAACAACGCCGTCAGGCGGCTGCAGCGCGAGAATCGCGACGAGAAGACAAGGAACTACGGTCTCCCGGTGGTCACGTATCTGAACGACTCCACCAAAGAGAACAACGTATCCGGCAACCTCATCGTCGGGGTGACGGACGACGAGACGTCCTCGAGGAAGAG ATTGAGCGAGGACTCGAGGAACGAGGGACTCAGCCCTAAGCGCCAGAGGCACGACGACCTGGACCTGCAGGACGACGTGTTCAGCGACTTCTACATCCTGCCACCAACCCCTAGGCTCCTCTCGCACATCGACGAGGTGCAGGAGCCGGAGACCcctcaccaccaccacctggtCTACCCCGAGGACCGTCTGGGCTCGGTGGACGTTCGGTCGGGCACCACCATCATCGGCTCGAGCACCGCGAACACGACGACCAGCGGCGGCACGCAACCGAGCGGCTGCTGCAACCCCGTCATGTTCCCCGGCGAGCTGGACGACTCCGGCTCCCAGCTCACGAGATCCAGCGACGTTGGGATGATGGAGGCGTCGGACGTGGTCGATCCGGACCGGATCTGCGACTTCGCCAGGTTCGCGGACTCCGCCAAGAGCCTGGAGGAGCGGCTGGTGGAGCTGCAGTCCCTGGACGAGCACTTCGACCTGGCCAAGTTCGAGAGGAACAACAACCAGAGCTGCGGCCGGGCGTTCCACGACATCCAGACGTTCCACAGCCTGGTGCCGGGTCTGGAGACCTAG
- the LOC143370483 gene encoding uncharacterized protein LOC143370483 isoform X1 translates to MLYVARSARKGARCARERESLCVCVRGQAKRRIGEGRGRRTRVSDSKADFTDAKMRLEEDLVIRRSRPTMISAKYRAREERRRLLKISAGKLRRIEDPEASLCRSVLINNAVRRLQRENRDEKTRNYGLPVVTYLNDSTKENNVSGNLIVGVTDDETSSRKRLSEDSRNEGLSPKRQRHDDLDLQDDVFSDFYILPPTPRLLSHIDEVQEPETPHHHHLVYPEDRLGSVDVRSGTTIIGSSTANTTTSGGTQPSGCCNPVMFPGELDDSGSQLTRSSDVGMMEASDVVDPDRICDFARFADSAKSLEERLVELQSLDEHFDLAKFERNNNQSCGRAFHDIQTFHSLVPGLET, encoded by the exons ATGTTGTATGTAGCGAGGAGCGCGCGGAAGGGGGCACGATGCGCGAGGGAACGGGAAAGCTTGTGTGTATGCGTGCGCGGGCAAGCAAAGCGTCGGATAGGGGAGGGGAGAGGACGACGCACACGAGTCAGCGACTCCAAAGCAGACTTTACAG ACGCTAAGATGAGATTGGAAGAGGACCTCGTGATACGTAGGAGCCGACCCACGATGATATCCGCCAAGTATCGAGCGCGAGAGGAGCGTCGCCGTTTGCTGAAGATCTCCGCTGGCAAGCTGAGGAGGATCGAGGACCCGGAGGCCAGCCTGTGCCGATCAGTGCTCATAAACAACGCCGTCAGGCGGCTGCAGCGCGAGAATCGCGACGAGAAGACAAGGAACTACGGTCTCCCGGTGGTCACGTATCTGAACGACTCCACCAAAGAGAACAACGTATCCGGCAACCTCATCGTCGGGGTGACGGACGACGAGACGTCCTCGAGGAAGAG ATTGAGCGAGGACTCGAGGAACGAGGGACTCAGCCCTAAGCGCCAGAGGCACGACGACCTGGACCTGCAGGACGACGTGTTCAGCGACTTCTACATCCTGCCACCAACCCCTAGGCTCCTCTCGCACATCGACGAGGTGCAGGAGCCGGAGACCcctcaccaccaccacctggtCTACCCCGAGGACCGTCTGGGCTCGGTGGACGTTCGGTCGGGCACCACCATCATCGGCTCGAGCACCGCGAACACGACGACCAGCGGCGGCACGCAACCGAGCGGCTGCTGCAACCCCGTCATGTTCCCCGGCGAGCTGGACGACTCCGGCTCCCAGCTCACGAGATCCAGCGACGTTGGGATGATGGAGGCGTCGGACGTGGTCGATCCGGACCGGATCTGCGACTTCGCCAGGTTCGCGGACTCCGCCAAGAGCCTGGAGGAGCGGCTGGTGGAGCTGCAGTCCCTGGACGAGCACTTCGACCTGGCCAAGTTCGAGAGGAACAACAACCAGAGCTGCGGCCGGGCGTTCCACGACATCCAGACGTTCCACAGCCTGGTGCCGGGTCTGGAGACCTAG
- the LOC143370483 gene encoding uncharacterized protein LOC143370483 isoform X2, producing the protein MLDFEQQANQAQALASLDEDWHLLEDAKMRLEEDLVIRRSRPTMISAKYRAREERRRLLKISAGKLRRIEDPEASLCRSVLINNAVRRLQRENRDEKTRNYGLPVVTYLNDSTKENNVSGNLIVGVTDDETSSRKRLSEDSRNEGLSPKRQRHDDLDLQDDVFSDFYILPPTPRLLSHIDEVQEPETPHHHHLVYPEDRLGSVDVRSGTTIIGSSTANTTTSGGTQPSGCCNPVMFPGELDDSGSQLTRSSDVGMMEASDVVDPDRICDFARFADSAKSLEERLVELQSLDEHFDLAKFERNNNQSCGRAFHDIQTFHSLVPGLET; encoded by the exons ACGCTAAGATGAGATTGGAAGAGGACCTCGTGATACGTAGGAGCCGACCCACGATGATATCCGCCAAGTATCGAGCGCGAGAGGAGCGTCGCCGTTTGCTGAAGATCTCCGCTGGCAAGCTGAGGAGGATCGAGGACCCGGAGGCCAGCCTGTGCCGATCAGTGCTCATAAACAACGCCGTCAGGCGGCTGCAGCGCGAGAATCGCGACGAGAAGACAAGGAACTACGGTCTCCCGGTGGTCACGTATCTGAACGACTCCACCAAAGAGAACAACGTATCCGGCAACCTCATCGTCGGGGTGACGGACGACGAGACGTCCTCGAGGAAGAG ATTGAGCGAGGACTCGAGGAACGAGGGACTCAGCCCTAAGCGCCAGAGGCACGACGACCTGGACCTGCAGGACGACGTGTTCAGCGACTTCTACATCCTGCCACCAACCCCTAGGCTCCTCTCGCACATCGACGAGGTGCAGGAGCCGGAGACCcctcaccaccaccacctggtCTACCCCGAGGACCGTCTGGGCTCGGTGGACGTTCGGTCGGGCACCACCATCATCGGCTCGAGCACCGCGAACACGACGACCAGCGGCGGCACGCAACCGAGCGGCTGCTGCAACCCCGTCATGTTCCCCGGCGAGCTGGACGACTCCGGCTCCCAGCTCACGAGATCCAGCGACGTTGGGATGATGGAGGCGTCGGACGTGGTCGATCCGGACCGGATCTGCGACTTCGCCAGGTTCGCGGACTCCGCCAAGAGCCTGGAGGAGCGGCTGGTGGAGCTGCAGTCCCTGGACGAGCACTTCGACCTGGCCAAGTTCGAGAGGAACAACAACCAGAGCTGCGGCCGGGCGTTCCACGACATCCAGACGTTCCACAGCCTGGTGCCGGGTCTGGAGACCTAG